The genomic segment cagcttcaGCCTTAAGGAAAAACCAGGAAcaccttcccctgtcccatccTGGGGATGAGCCCGGCGCTGGAGGGGGAGCACAACCCGCTGTTTTACCCGTAGCAGGAGAGTCAGGGGTGTTTCCCTCTTCCTAAaatcccttcctcccctcccgcGGTTTGGATTTGCAGCTGAACTCGCCAGTGCCGGGCAGTGGGGAAGTGGCCACAATGTCCCTGAGCCACTGGAGAGGAGATTTCCATGGGGATCTGGGGGTGGCAGCCCCTTCTCTCCGGGTGCAGGATCTgcctcctgccacctccctggggcCGGGGACTGGGATTTGCCGTGTTTTTccaccctgtccctcctgtcccagctcctctggTCCCTGCATGGGAACGGGGCTCAGCCCTGAAGCCCCTTCCTCACCCCCCGGGGGCCCCGCAGTGCCAGAGGGGGATTCACCCCGTGTCTCCCCCGTTCCAGTGCAGTGGGAAGCGCAGGCGAAGCTGCAGTTCCAGCTGGTTTTCCAGGCGGAGCTGGGCCGGGcgctgggggagctgcaggcgGCCGCGATGCTCTTTTACCTGGGCCGGCCCGAGGGCTCCGGGCGCCCGCAGGAGCTGCTGGTCACGGGCCCGGGACTGGCGAGGGACCAGGTGGGTCGGAGGGCCGGGCCGGGGTGGGATTGGGGCGGGAGTGTCCCGGCCCTGGTGCCCAGCACCTTTGCtatcccctcccagcccctttgccaccccctgcagctcctttgCTCCTCACAGCCCCTTTTCTACCCCTCCCAGTCCTGTTGCCATCTCTTCCCAGTCCATTCACTATCTTCTCCCAGTCCCTTTGCCAGCCTTTCCCAATCCATTCACAatcccctcacagcccctttGCCACTCCCTGCAGCGACTTTGCTCCTCACAGTTCTTTTGCCaccccctcccagtcccttcaCCATCTCCTCCCAGTTCCTTCATGATCCCCTCCCAGTCCATTCGCCGTCCCTTCCCAGTCTCTTTGGCCCCCCCTGCAACTCTTTTGCTCCTCACAGTCCCTTTTCCACCCCTCCCAGTCCTGTTGCCACCCCCTCCCAGTCCATTCACCATCCTTTCCCACACTCTTTgcccctcctccagcccctttGGCATCATCTCACAGTCCCTTTGCcaacccttcccatccctttGCCATCCCATCCCGGCATTCCCACCCCGTCTCTCGCTCCCGCCGGCCGGGCCGTGCCTGCAGATGGAGCTCTTATCCCGTTCCCAGCTCCCGCAGGGCCGGAGGGGCTGCCCGGGGTGTCCAGCCCGGTCTGGGGGTCCCGGTCCCCGCCTGCCCCGGGCTCTCTGCCCACCCGGGGGTCCCGTGGGCTCCCGAAGCAGCTCTGGGCGTGGGGACGAAGCCCCTGTCCCATGTCGCTGCTCCCGGGGCCACCGCGGGCTGGGTGACCCTGAGCCCGCAGGGACCACACGTGGGTGTTGTGCCCGTGATGTCTCACCCACGTCCCCGGCTTTGCCGTGTCTCCCGCCCCCGCGCAGAGGCTCTGCCTGTCCAGGGACACCCAGTACCTGGTCCTGGGAGCCGCCGCCGGCTCCGTCACCCGCGGCCCGGAGCAGCTCCGCTTCTCGGCATCGCTGACGATCCGCGGCGCCGAGGGAGGTACGGACGGTGACCCGCCCGAGCGTCCCCACTCGGGCGTTTGGGATCCTCTCCACCCTCGAGGGGCGGTGGGGACGCGCAGCAGACCCCAGATCATCGTCCTCACCGCTCCTCGTcccccaggtgcccccctgcccccctcggaggtgcagcagctcctgttcGGCTCTGATGACAAGTGTTTCACCCGCATGACcccggtgctgctgctgctggccaaggcacggccgggggaggaggaggaggaggaggaggaggaggaggaggctttGGCCCCTTCCTCCTACCTCTCTGCTGACGGGGTGGTGGACACGGCTCCGTACCCACAGCTCAGGTCCGTGGCCTTAGGAATGGGAAAACACAGGGACTGGGAGACAGGGGATGCAGGACCACGGCAGGAGGATGTGGAGCACGACCTGGTGGGACCTCCAGGGCACACGAGGACCCCGTGACCCTCCCTGTGTTCTCCTTGCAGCCCACCCCAGGCCGGGACCGAGGAGCTGCCAACCCCCACGGCCCCGAGCCAGGCCAACACTTCATCCCCAGCTCCCGGGAGCAGCAGCCAATTCCTGGGAATGCTGACCCGCTTCATCCGGCAGGTCCTGAGCTCCTCCAGTGagctgcccccccagcccagcgcCCACCACTGGCTGGACTTCCAGGCGATGGAGACCCTCCCTCACCAGCTGCTCAACCTGTCGGGGGAGGCGGCGCTGGAGCGGCTGGTGCAGTCGGAGGAGCCCTCGGTGCTGCTGTTCCCGCAGGACAGCGGGGccgtgctggagcagctcctggggcactGGCAGCCCGAGGGCAccgtgctggagctgctcacgGGCAAACTGCGGGGGGTCATCCAGGAGCTGGGGGACATCCCGGCTTTCCAGGCCAACACGGCGCTTTTCCAGCACCTCCTGAGCTTCTGCTACTTCCCGCGGGGCGGGGAGGAGGGCGAGGCCCCGGAGCGGGTGCCGGGCTCCAGGAAGCTGCacacgctgctgctgctgaaggcgCTGCAGTCGGTGCGGGCGCGCTGGCAGGAGCGCAGGAAGGTGCAGCGGCAGCACCGCAGCGCTCGGCCCCCGGCCCACTGCCGCCTCCAGGAGCTCACCATCGACCTGCACGACCGCAAGTTCATCGTCATGCCCACCGTGTACGCGGCCAACAACTGCGAGGGGCCCTGCAGGCTGCCCCTGTCCACCCGCGTGCCCAGCTACTACTCGCACacggtgctgctgctggggatgcAGGAGCGGGGGGCGCCGCTGCAGCGCCCGCCCTGCTGCGTCCCGGTGCGCTACTCCGACCAGCTCATCATCAGCCTCTCGCCGGAGGGGCTGGAGGTCCGCAAGTTCCCCAACATGGTAGCAGAGGAGTGTGGGTGTCGGTGAGGCTCCTCCCGGCCCGCCCCcgcagctggagctggtgctTCCCGTGGAGACGGGAGCTCCCGTGTGTCCTTTCCCCACGGTTTGGCTCGTTAGTGTCTCTCAGGTTTCTCTGGTGTCTCCTTTGCTCCTCACAGTCGCTTTTCCACCGCTCCCAGCCCCTTTGCtatcccctccca from the Chiroxiphia lanceolata isolate bChiLan1 chromosome 27, bChiLan1.pri, whole genome shotgun sequence genome contains:
- the AMH gene encoding muellerian-inhibiting factor yields the protein MRAALGVFLLCLVLLPPVAALPRKGERNSLSPEEMEAEGRNRENASLQEPARPSWAGRPRRATRLLPEPGAKCPQGMAEEGRPRSSAHPWPLGGLEGPVCRVRMERDGVAPGHLDVVGVLTHYESGFIKALRRRRAWGGNVLRSFGLCPAPEAVAAPHPLQRIHGHVVEPGPERFLVLHLEEVQWEAQAKLQFQLVFQAELGRALGELQAAAMLFYLGRPEGSGRPQELLVTGPGLARDQRLCLSRDTQYLVLGAAAGSVTRGPEQLRFSASLTIRGAEGGAPLPPSEVQQLLFGSDDKCFTRMTPVLLLLAKARPGEEEEEEEEEEEALAPSSYLSADGVVDTAPYPQLSPPQAGTEELPTPTAPSQANTSSPAPGSSSQFLGMLTRFIRQVLSSSSELPPQPSAHHWLDFQAMETLPHQLLNLSGEAALERLVQSEEPSVLLFPQDSGAVLEQLLGHWQPEGTVLELLTGKLRGVIQELGDIPAFQANTALFQHLLSFCYFPRGGEEGEAPERVPGSRKLHTLLLLKALQSVRARWQERRKVQRQHRSARPPAHCRLQELTIDLHDRKFIVMPTVYAANNCEGPCRLPLSTRVPSYYSHTVLLLGMQERGAPLQRPPCCVPVRYSDQLIISLSPEGLEVRKFPNMVAEECGCR